Proteins from a genomic interval of uncultured Methanocorpusculum sp.:
- a CDS encoding TIGR00180 family glycosyltransferase, with amino-acid sequence MDFVDEFYADKDLSLLKKLTLVIPTYNRNYYLSRCLWYHAHFPFGEIIVADSSPEEKKIVNRDTVTKVREMFGANIRYLEYEPETEKYGGDIVRKWGDAVQHVETEYSQICTDKEFLIPTSLSKCIVFLENNYDYVSSGGREYQLKTTKDDIREKSGYYLKMGDSERTSEKNHDGLMRFTHSIIKVAPMHNSMLLQMMRSNNLKYQYDLVKKYNIIDIKYSEIISNHALMTFQ; translated from the coding sequence ATGGATTTTGTTGATGAATTTTACGCTGACAAAGACTTGTCATTATTGAAAAAACTGACGTTAGTTATTCCAACGTATAATCGGAATTATTATTTAAGTCGGTGTTTGTGGTATCACGCACATTTTCCATTTGGGGAAATAATTGTTGCGGATTCCTCACCGGAAGAGAAAAAAATAGTGAACCGCGATACTGTAACTAAAGTGCGAGAGATGTTTGGAGCTAACATTCGTTATCTGGAGTATGAACCGGAAACTGAAAAATACGGAGGAGATATTGTACGAAAATGGGGAGATGCTGTGCAGCATGTGGAGACAGAATATTCACAGATTTGCACTGATAAGGAGTTTTTGATTCCAACATCTTTGAGTAAATGTATTGTCTTTCTTGAAAATAATTACGATTATGTCTCATCAGGTGGGAGAGAATATCAATTAAAAACAACAAAGGACGATATCCGTGAAAAATCAGGCTATTATTTAAAGATGGGAGATTCAGAGAGAACATCAGAAAAAAACCACGATGGGTTAATGCGCTTCACACACTCCATAATTAAAGTAGCACCAATGCACAATAGTATGCTGTTACAAATGATGAGATCCAATAATCTGAAATATCAATATGATCTAGTTAAAAAATATAATATTATAGATATAAAATATAGTGAGATTATCTCAAATCATGCGCTAATGACCTTCCAATAG
- a CDS encoding GDP-L-fucose synthase, with product MTGGAGFLGSNVVKHLLASGAKPENIIVPRSRDIDLRVWENCLSITKGVDLIIHLAASVGGIGYNMNNPGSLFYDNAIMGIQLMEAARQNKVGKFVAVGTICAYPKFTPIPFQEDELWNGYPEEMNAPYGLAKKMMLVQAQAYRQQYEFNAIYLLPVNLYGPGDNFNPDSSHVIPALIKKFIDAKKSGSDRVEVWGTGAASREFLYVDDAARGIVCAAENYDKPEPVNLGAGMEITIRDLVDLISELTGFEGEIVWDTNKPDGQPRRMLDVSVAEREFDFRATVEFREGLKKTIVWYTQNT from the coding sequence GTGACCGGTGGCGCTGGTTTTCTTGGTTCAAACGTTGTAAAACATCTTCTTGCGTCCGGTGCGAAACCGGAAAATATCATCGTTCCCCGAAGCCGTGATATTGATCTGCGTGTATGGGAAAACTGCCTTTCCATTACGAAAGGGGTTGATCTGATCATTCATCTTGCAGCAAGCGTGGGGGGTATCGGATATAATATGAATAACCCTGGCTCGCTTTTTTATGATAATGCTATCATGGGGATCCAGCTGATGGAAGCGGCACGACAGAATAAAGTGGGTAAGTTCGTCGCTGTCGGAACGATCTGTGCCTATCCGAAGTTTACGCCAATCCCCTTCCAGGAAGACGAGTTATGGAACGGATATCCCGAGGAGATGAATGCACCCTATGGTCTTGCAAAGAAGATGATGCTTGTTCAAGCTCAGGCATACCGCCAGCAGTATGAGTTCAATGCAATCTATCTTCTACCGGTGAATTTGTATGGACCGGGAGATAATTTCAATCCAGATAGTTCCCATGTGATCCCGGCCTTGATCAAAAAATTTATTGATGCGAAGAAAAGTGGATCGGACAGGGTCGAAGTCTGGGGTACGGGTGCAGCATCCCGAGAGTTTTTGTATGTGGATGATGCAGCACGTGGTATTGTTTGTGCGGCTGAAAACTATGATAAGCCGGAACCGGTGAATCTCGGGGCAGGGATGGAGATAACTATTCGAGATCTGGTGGATCTGATCTCCGAACTGACGGGATTTGAGGGTGAGATCGTGTGGGATACAAATAAACCTGATGGTCAGCCGCGACGTATGCTGGATGTGAGCGTTGCAGAAAGGGAGTTCGACTTCCGTGCTACAGTTGAGTTTAGGGAAGGGCTGAAGAAGACGATTGTGTGGTATACTCAGAATACGTAA
- a CDS encoding acetyltransferase — protein MSACLLYQNDMKQAPIDYIMWGAKGHGIVIRDVLDTYGCMLKAVFDNNMSLKSPYDDIPLFYAKEGFENWLNEQNPHTKIGYVVAIGGAYGKDRVDLSAYLSSYGLHTISFIHPWTSVAPDFVIEEGVQIMAGSCISVRVRIGKQTIVNHMANVDHDCSLGKGVHVAPGATLAGCVEVQDYAMIGAGATILPNITIGEGAIVGAGAVVTKDVASGDIVVGIPACRRYLWILLMNFTLTKTCHY, from the coding sequence ATGTCTGCATGTTTGCTCTATCAAAATGATATGAAACAGGCCCCAATTGATTATATTATGTGGGGTGCCAAGGGTCATGGCATTGTCATACGTGACGTACTTGATACATATGGATGCATGTTGAAAGCAGTTTTTGATAATAATATGTCTCTTAAATCCCCATATGATGATATCCCCTTATTTTATGCGAAGGAGGGATTTGAGAATTGGCTTAATGAACAAAATCCCCACACAAAAATAGGATATGTTGTTGCAATTGGGGGAGCCTATGGTAAAGACAGAGTAGATCTTTCTGCATATCTTTCTTCCTATGGTCTTCACACAATCTCATTTATTCATCCATGGACATCTGTAGCTCCTGATTTTGTCATAGAAGAGGGAGTGCAAATTATGGCAGGGTCATGCATTAGTGTCCGTGTTCGAATTGGCAAACAAACAATTGTAAATCATATGGCAAACGTAGATCATGATTGTTCATTGGGTAAGGGGGTTCATGTGGCGCCGGGTGCAACTCTTGCTGGATGTGTTGAGGTACAAGATTATGCGATGATAGGAGCTGGTGCAACAATTCTGCCAAATATAACTATTGGGGAGGGAGCCATTGTTGGTGCGGGAGCAGTTGTAACTAAAGATGTAGCTAGCGGAGATATAGTTGTGGGAATTCCAGCTTGCAGAAGGTATTTATGGATTTTGTTGATGAATTTTACGCTGACAAAGACTTGTCATTATTGA